The proteins below come from a single Zea mays cultivar B73 chromosome 8, Zm-B73-REFERENCE-NAM-5.0, whole genome shotgun sequence genomic window:
- the LOC103636525 gene encoding V-type proton ATPase subunit a1 produces the protein MGLFDRLPPMDHMRSEKMCFVQLIMPAESSRLAVTYLGELGLLQFKDLNEDKSPFQRIFVNQVKRCAEMSRKLKFFSDQINRAGLRSSVRPALEPDIDLEELEARLGEHEHELLEMNTNSDKLKQTYNELLEFKLVLSKAGHILASSHSHAASAEHELDENIYDNGIHEGNAYLLEQGVHQGAHGHSGVRFVSGIILKSKALAFERMLFRATRGNMLFNQASAGEPVTDPISGEEVEKAVFVVFFSGEQAKAKILKICDSFGASCYPVPEEMVKQRQIFNEVSARLSDLEVTLDAGIQHRNKALESIGSQLWRWTIMVKKEKAVYDTLNMLNFDVTKKCLVGEGWCPIFAKSQIKDCLQRSTIHSNSQVGTIFHEMDTIESPPTYFRTDKFTNAFQEIVDAYGVARYQEANPAVYSVVTFPFLFAVMFGDWGHGICLLLGALVLILREKRFSSQKLGSFMELAFGGRYVILLMAIFSIYCGLIYNEFFSVPFHIFGKSAYECRDKSCSDAHTFGLIKVREPYPFGVDPSWRGSRSELPFLNSLKMKMSILMGVAQMNLGIVLSYFDARYHGNALDIRYQFIPQMIFLNSLFGYLALLILIKWCTGSQADLYHVMIYMFLDPAGDLGENQLFWGQKELQILLLLLALIAVPWMLFPKPFILKKLHKERFQGHTYRFLGTSEMDPDSEPDSARARHDDFNFSEVFVHQMIHSIEFVLGAVSNTASYLRLWALSLAHSELSTVFYEKLLLLAWGYDSLIVKFVGLIVFSFATAFILLMMETLSAFLHALRLHWVEFMNKFYHGDGYKFKPFSFALLADDED, from the exons GTAAAGCGATGTGCAGAAATGTCACGCAAACTAAAATTTTTCAGTGATCAGATCAACAGGGCAGGTTTAAGATCTTCTGTTCGACCTGCACTTGAACCGGATATTGATCTGGAGGAGCTAGAG GCAAGATTGGGTGAACATGAGCATGAACTGCTTGAGATGAATACAAATAGTGACAAGCTAAAACAGACATACAATGAGCTTCTTGAATTCAAGCTGGTCTTGTCAAAG GCAGGTCACATCCTTGCTTCTTCTCACAGCCATGCAGCTTCAGCTGAGCATGAGCTAGATGAAAACATATATGACAATGGAATACATGAGGGAAATGCCTATCTGCTCGAACAG GGAGTGCATCAAGGAGCACATGGACATTCTGGAGTGAGATTTGTTAGTGGAATAATATTAAAGTCGAAGGCACTTGCTTTTGAGCGGATGCTTTTTCGAGCTACAAGAGGAAACATGTTATTCAATCAGGCATCTGCAGGGGAACCTGTAACTGATCCCATATCTGGTGAAGAG GTAGAGAAAGCTGTTTTTGTAGTTTTCTTTTCTGGGGAACAAGCAAAAGCAAAGATACTAAAGATTTGTGATTCATTTGGAGCAAGTTGCTACCCTGTTCCTGAGGAGATGGTCAAGCAGAGACAAATTTTCAATGAG GTATCGGCTCGTCTCTCTGACCTGGAAGTTACTTTGGATGCTGGAATCCAGCACAGAAACAAAGCTCTTGAGTCAATAGGATCACAATTGTGGAGGTGGACAATCATG GTTAAAAAGGAGAAAGCTGTATATGACACGCTCAACATGTTGAACTTTGATGTGACAAAGAAGTGCCTTGTTGGAGAAGGATGGTGTCCTATATTTGCTAAATCTCAG ATCAAGGATTGTTTGCAGCGTTCCACAATTCACAGCAATTCACAAGTTGGTACAATATTTCATGAGATGGACACTATTGAATCACCACCTACATATTTCCGAACTGATAAGTTTACCAATGCTTTCCAGGAAATTGTTGATGCATATGG CGTTGCCCGATATCAAGAAGCTAATCCGGCTGTATATTCTGTTGTGACGTTCCCATTTCTTTTTGCTGTTATGTTTGGAGATTGGGGTCATGGAATATGTCTATTACTAGGAGCTTTGGTTCTTATACTTCGCGAGAAGAGATTTTCCTCTCAG AAGCTTGGTAGCTTTATGGAGTTGGCATTCGGCGGACGATATGTTATTCTTCTGATGGCAATATTCTCAATATACTGTGGCCTTATATACAATGAGTTCTTCTCAGTTCCATTCCATATATTTGGCAAATCTGCATATGAATGCCGGGACAAAAGCTGCAG CGATGCACATACTTTTGGTCTCATCAAAGTCCGTGAACCCTATCCTTTTGGGGTGGACCCAAGCTGGCGTGGAAGTCGGTCTGAGCTACCCTTTCTAAATTCATTAAAGATGAAGATGTCTATACTAATGGGTGTTGCCCAGATGAACCTGGGGATTgtattaagttattttgatgcacgATATCATGGAAATGCTCTTGACATAAG GTATCAATTCATACCACAGATGATTTTCCTCAATAGCCTTTTTGGTTACTTAGCACTCCTGATTCTTATCAAGTGGTGCACGGGCTCTCAAGCTGATCTTTATCATgtgatgatatatatgttcctTGATCCTGCTGGAGATCTTGGAGAAAATCAACTGTTCTGGGGCCAAAAGGAACTTCAG ATATTGTTGTTACTTCTGGCTTTGATCGCTGTTCCATGGATGCTCTTCCCAAAACCTTTTATCTTGAAGAAACTTCATAAGGAG AGATTTCAAGGTCACACTTATCGTTTCCTAGGGACATCTGAAATGGATCCAGATTCTGAACCTGATTCCGCCCGAGCACGTCATGATGATTTCAATTTCAGCGAAGTTTTTGTGCATCAAATGATACATTCCATTGAGTTTGTACTTGGTGCAGTTTCAAATACTGCATCTTATCTTCGACTTTGGGCTCTGAG CTTGGCGCATTCAGAGCTGTCAACAGTTTTCTATGAGAAGTTGCTGTTACTTGCCTGGGG GTATGACAGTCTTATCGTGAAGTTTGTGGGGCTTATAGTTTTTTCTTTTGCTACTGCCTTCATATTGCTCATGATGGAAACACTGAGTGCCTTCCTGCATGCACTGCGTCTGCACTGGGTTGAGTTCATGAACAAGTTCTATCATGGGGATGGTTACAAGTTCAAGCCATTTTCATTTGCTCTGCTAGCAGATGACGAAGATTGA